From the genome of Phreatobacter cathodiphilus, one region includes:
- a CDS encoding TAXI family TRAP transporter solute-binding subunit — protein MTIDRRQFTALAGATGLASLLAPGAALAQAKQFFRIGTGGTAGTYYPIGGLIANAISTGTLDASAVATNGSVANVNGIVGGAMESGFSQSDVASWAYSGTGVYQGRPKVEALRAIANLYPESLHVVVKKGLNVRSIADLKGKRISIDEPGSGSIINAKAILAGFGIRDGDYRAENLKPGPSAEKLKDGGLDAFFMTTGWPTAALTELATTTGIELLPIDGEAAKKIMAEFKFFAEDEIPDGAYKDVKGVKTLAVGAQWVTSTRMSADLVYEVTKALWSDKTRALLDSGHAKGKAIRKETALQGLGIPLHDGAARFYKEAGLLR, from the coding sequence ATGACCATCGACCGCAGGCAGTTCACGGCCCTCGCAGGTGCCACCGGCCTCGCCTCGCTGCTGGCGCCGGGCGCTGCCCTCGCCCAGGCCAAGCAGTTCTTCCGCATCGGCACGGGTGGTACGGCGGGCACCTACTATCCGATCGGCGGTCTCATCGCGAACGCCATCTCCACCGGCACGCTCGACGCCTCGGCGGTGGCCACCAACGGTTCGGTGGCGAACGTGAACGGCATCGTCGGCGGCGCGATGGAATCGGGCTTCAGCCAGTCGGACGTCGCGAGCTGGGCCTATTCCGGCACCGGTGTCTACCAGGGCCGGCCGAAGGTGGAGGCGCTGCGCGCCATCGCCAACCTCTATCCGGAATCGCTGCACGTCGTGGTCAAGAAGGGGCTGAACGTCCGCTCGATCGCCGATCTCAAGGGCAAGCGCATCTCCATCGACGAGCCGGGCTCGGGGTCGATCATCAACGCCAAGGCGATCCTCGCCGGCTTCGGCATCCGCGACGGCGACTACCGCGCCGAGAACCTGAAGCCGGGCCCGTCTGCCGAGAAGCTGAAGGACGGCGGCCTCGACGCCTTCTTCATGACCACCGGCTGGCCGACGGCGGCGCTGACCGAGCTCGCCACGACGACGGGCATCGAGCTGCTGCCGATCGACGGCGAGGCGGCCAAGAAGATCATGGCCGAGTTCAAGTTCTTCGCCGAGGACGAGATTCCGGACGGCGCCTACAAGGACGTCAAGGGCGTGAAGACCCTGGCGGTGGGCGCCCAGTGGGTGACCTCGACCCGCATGAGCGCCGATCTCGTCTACGAGGTCACCAAAGCCCTGTGGAGCGACAAGACCCGCGCCCTGCTCGATTCCGGCCATGCCAAGGGCAAGGCCATCCGCAAGGAGACGGCGCTGCAGGGCCTCGGCATCCCGCTGCACGACGGCGCCGCGCGCTTCTACAAGGAAGCCGGTCTGCTGCGCTGA
- the fmt gene encoding methionyl-tRNA formyltransferase gives MSLRVVFMGTPDFAVPTLSEIIGQGHEVVAVYTRAPKPAGRGMAEQKTPVHRLADGFGIPVFTPRTLRDAAAQADFASLGADVAVVVAYGLILPKPVLDAPALGCLNLHGSLLPRWRGAAPIQRAIMAGDAETGVMVMKMDEGLDTGPVAMVEKIAIGPDMTAQDLHDRMAVLGADLMVRALAALDRGSLGFAPQAEDGVTYAAKIDKAEARIDWARPASEIHDKVRGLSPFPGAWFEADLGKGPERVKVLRTALAAGTGAPGTLLAEDLTVACGTGALRLVEVQRAGAKAMKAADFLNGAKVGPGAVFG, from the coding sequence GTGAGCCTGCGCGTCGTCTTCATGGGCACGCCGGATTTCGCCGTGCCCACCCTCTCCGAGATCATCGGCCAGGGCCACGAGGTGGTGGCGGTCTATACCCGCGCGCCGAAGCCTGCCGGGCGCGGCATGGCCGAGCAGAAGACTCCCGTGCATCGTCTCGCCGACGGCTTCGGCATTCCGGTCTTCACCCCGCGCACCCTGCGCGACGCCGCGGCCCAGGCCGACTTCGCCTCCCTCGGAGCCGATGTCGCGGTCGTCGTCGCCTATGGTCTCATCCTGCCGAAGCCGGTGCTCGACGCGCCCGCCCTCGGCTGCCTCAACCTGCACGGCTCGCTGCTGCCGCGCTGGCGCGGCGCCGCCCCCATCCAGCGGGCGATCATGGCGGGCGACGCCGAGACTGGCGTCATGGTCATGAAGATGGACGAGGGCCTCGACACCGGTCCCGTCGCCATGGTCGAGAAGATCGCCATCGGACCCGACATGACGGCGCAGGACCTGCACGACCGCATGGCGGTGCTCGGCGCCGACCTCATGGTGCGGGCGCTGGCCGCCCTCGACCGCGGCTCCCTCGGCTTCGCGCCCCAGGCTGAAGACGGCGTCACCTATGCCGCCAAGATCGACAAGGCGGAGGCACGGATCGACTGGGCGCGCCCTGCGTCCGAGATCCACGACAAGGTGCGCGGGCTCTCGCCCTTTCCCGGGGCCTGGTTCGAGGCCGATCTCGGCAAGGGCCCGGAGCGGGTCAAGGTGCTGCGCACGGCGCTGGCGGCAGGAACGGGGGCGCCGGGAACGCTGCTCGCGGAGGATCTCACCGTCGCCTGCGGCACCGGCGCGCTGCGCCTCGTCGAGGTCCAGCGGGCCGGCGCCAAGGCGATGAAGGCGGCCGACTTCCTCAACGGCGCCAAGGTCGGGCCCGGCGCGGTCTTCGGGTAA
- the truA gene encoding tRNA pseudouridine(38-40) synthase TruA, translated as MPRYRLTIEYDGGPYLGWQMQGASFGKSVQGELVRAIGEFSGESVTVGGAGRTDAGVHATGQIAHVDLSRDWPNRVVRDATNRYLKDEAIAVVAAEKMPDDFDARFSAVRRHYLYRIIDRRPPLTLERQRAWWSPKALDVDRMREAARLLIGRHDFTTFRSTECQAKSPVRNLDRFDVFRTETGIECRLDARSFLHNQVRSMVGTLKLVGEGLWTADDLAEALAARDRKACGTVGPAHALYLTQVDYPAHWQPLPDTPER; from the coding sequence ATGCCGCGCTACAGGCTGACCATCGAATATGACGGCGGGCCCTATCTCGGCTGGCAGATGCAGGGCGCGAGCTTCGGCAAGTCGGTCCAGGGCGAGCTCGTCCGCGCCATCGGCGAATTCTCCGGCGAGAGCGTGACGGTGGGCGGCGCCGGACGCACCGATGCCGGCGTCCACGCCACCGGCCAGATCGCCCATGTCGACCTCTCCCGCGACTGGCCGAACCGCGTGGTGCGCGACGCCACCAACCGCTACCTCAAGGACGAGGCGATCGCCGTGGTGGCGGCCGAGAAGATGCCGGACGATTTCGACGCGCGGTTCTCGGCCGTGCGCCGCCACTACCTCTACCGCATCATCGACCGCCGCCCGCCGCTCACCCTCGAGCGCCAGCGGGCCTGGTGGTCGCCCAAGGCCCTGGACGTCGATCGCATGCGCGAGGCGGCGCGCCTGCTCATCGGCCGGCACGACTTCACCACCTTCCGCTCCACCGAGTGCCAGGCGAAGTCGCCGGTGCGCAACCTCGACCGCTTCGACGTCTTCCGCACCGAGACCGGCATCGAATGCCGCCTCGACGCCCGCTCCTTCCTGCACAACCAGGTGCGCTCCATGGTGGGCACGCTGAAGCTGGTCGGCGAGGGCCTGTGGACGGCCGACGACCTCGCCGAGGCCCTCGCCGCCCGCGACCGCAAGGCCTGCGGCACCGTCGGGCCGGCGCACGCGCTCTACCTGACGCAGGTGGACTATCCCGCGCACTGGCAGCCGCTCCCCGACACGCCGGAGCGGTGA
- a CDS encoding AI-2E family transporter has product MRKFDDVGFAALLVVVSLLFGWILWPFFGAILWAVVTAIVFAPVNDRVTRAMPDRPSLAALITLVAILLIVILPFLAVGANLVSQGAEAYAAIESGRIDLPGLIRRVLASLPAWVTDFAARYGIYNADDVQERIASWATASSQSIATRAVSIGQGTAGFVLDLGVMLYLLFFLLRDGGRLIDRIADKLPLQPHRRRALLRKFAQVVQATVKGGILIALLQGALGGIIFWFLGIPSPLLWAALMAFLSLVPAVGAGLVWGPVAIYLLATGSIWQGVVLVAFGVMVIGLADNILRPMLVGKDVKLPDYLILISTLGGIEIFGLNGFVVGPLIAAMFVTVWQMLAETPSRREQPVRDPGPA; this is encoded by the coding sequence ATGCGCAAGTTCGACGATGTGGGTTTTGCGGCGCTGCTGGTCGTCGTCAGCCTGCTGTTCGGCTGGATCCTCTGGCCCTTCTTCGGCGCCATCCTCTGGGCGGTGGTCACCGCCATCGTCTTCGCGCCGGTCAACGACCGCGTCACCCGCGCCATGCCCGACCGGCCGAGCCTCGCCGCGCTGATCACCCTGGTGGCGATCCTGCTCATCGTCATCCTGCCATTCCTCGCCGTCGGGGCGAACCTGGTGTCGCAGGGCGCGGAAGCCTATGCGGCCATCGAATCCGGCCGCATCGACCTGCCCGGCCTGATCCGTCGCGTCCTCGCCAGCCTTCCCGCGTGGGTCACGGATTTCGCCGCCCGCTACGGCATCTACAATGCCGACGACGTACAGGAGCGCATCGCCTCCTGGGCCACCGCCAGCAGCCAGTCCATCGCCACCCGCGCGGTCAGCATCGGCCAGGGCACGGCCGGCTTCGTGCTCGACCTCGGCGTCATGCTGTACCTTCTGTTCTTCCTGCTGCGCGACGGCGGCAGGCTGATCGACCGCATCGCCGACAAGCTGCCGCTGCAACCGCATCGCCGCCGCGCCCTGCTGCGCAAGTTCGCCCAGGTGGTGCAGGCGACCGTCAAGGGCGGTATCCTCATCGCCCTGCTGCAGGGCGCCCTCGGCGGCATCATCTTCTGGTTCCTCGGCATCCCGTCGCCGCTGCTCTGGGCGGCACTGATGGCCTTCCTCTCGTTGGTGCCGGCGGTCGGCGCCGGCCTCGTCTGGGGCCCCGTGGCCATCTATCTCCTCGCCACCGGATCGATCTGGCAGGGCGTCGTCCTCGTCGCCTTCGGCGTCATGGTCATCGGCCTCGCCGACAACATCCTGAGGCCCATGCTGGTGGGCAAGGACGTCAAGCTGCCCGATTACCTCATTCTCATCTCCACCCTCGGTGGCATCGAGATCTTTGGCCTCAACGGCTTCGTGGTCGGCCCGCTTATCGCCGCCATGTTCGTCACCGTCTGGCAGATGCTGGCCGAGACACCCTCACGCCGGGAGCAGCCGGTGCGCGATCCCGGCCCCGCCTGA
- a CDS encoding AMP nucleosidase, with amino-acid sequence MTERLTPEAAVDRLEALYEEATAALRAALARYLAGGAPPTPEERARFVYPEIAVTYAPERAAPRNRRAYAKFSQPGLYRTTVTQPGFFRRYLLDQLRPLTTEYDATLDVRPSTQEIPYPYVLDGAADLTADARTPAELARHFPVPLLSLVGDEVADGIMDGLPQGTLPLALFDAVRVDYSLRRLIHYTGTDWRSVQPWILLTNYHRYVDQFVGWAMAEIAAGRAERLVAPGGLTVTAETLDGGAARIAASAWHRYQMPAYHLERRGTAGITLVNIGVGPSNAKNITDHLAVLRPHCWLMIGHCGGLRQAQEIGDYVLAHAYLRRDRILDALVPPEIPIPALAEIQTALQEACAAVTGMSGEALKHRLRTGTVVTNNDRNWELRYTQEARLFNLSRAIAVDMESGTIAAQGYRLRVPYGTLLCVSDKPLHGEIKLPGAANAFYASAVAQHLLVGLDAVERLKRAGGTIHSRKLRSFDEPPFR; translated from the coding sequence ATGACCGAACGCCTGACACCCGAAGCCGCCGTCGACCGCCTGGAAGCCCTCTATGAGGAGGCGACGGCCGCCCTTCGCGCCGCGCTCGCCCGCTATCTCGCCGGCGGTGCGCCGCCGACGCCCGAGGAGCGCGCCCGCTTCGTCTATCCCGAGATCGCCGTCACCTATGCGCCGGAGCGGGCCGCCCCGCGCAACCGCCGCGCCTATGCCAAGTTCTCGCAGCCCGGCCTCTACCGCACGACGGTGACCCAGCCCGGCTTCTTCCGCCGCTATCTCCTCGACCAGCTCCGCCCGCTCACCACCGAATATGACGCGACGCTGGACGTCAGGCCCTCGACCCAGGAAATCCCCTATCCCTATGTGCTGGACGGCGCCGCCGACCTCACCGCCGACGCCCGCACCCCGGCCGAGCTGGCGCGCCACTTCCCCGTGCCGCTGCTGTCCCTCGTCGGCGACGAGGTGGCGGACGGCATCATGGACGGGCTGCCGCAGGGCACCCTGCCGCTCGCCCTCTTCGACGCGGTGCGCGTCGACTATTCGCTGCGCCGGCTGATCCACTACACCGGCACCGACTGGCGCTCGGTGCAGCCCTGGATCCTGCTCACCAACTACCATCGCTATGTCGACCAGTTCGTCGGCTGGGCCATGGCGGAGATCGCCGCCGGCCGCGCCGAAAGGCTGGTCGCCCCCGGCGGGCTCACCGTCACCGCCGAGACGCTGGACGGCGGCGCCGCCCGCATCGCCGCCTCGGCCTGGCACCGCTACCAGATGCCGGCCTACCACCTGGAGCGGCGCGGCACGGCCGGCATCACCCTCGTCAACATCGGCGTCGGCCCCTCCAACGCCAAGAACATCACCGACCACCTGGCGGTGCTCCGCCCCCATTGCTGGCTGATGATCGGCCATTGCGGCGGCCTCAGGCAGGCCCAGGAGATCGGCGACTACGTCCTCGCCCACGCCTATCTCAGGCGTGACCGCATCCTCGACGCTCTCGTGCCGCCGGAAATCCCCATCCCCGCCCTCGCCGAGATCCAGACCGCGCTGCAGGAGGCCTGCGCCGCCGTCACCGGCATGAGCGGCGAGGCGCTGAAGCACCGGCTCAGGACCGGCACCGTCGTCACCAACAACGACCGCAACTGGGAGCTGCGCTATACGCAGGAGGCGCGCCTCTTCAATCTCTCCCGCGCCATCGCCGTCGACATGGAGAGCGGCACCATCGCCGCCCAGGGGTACCGGCTGCGGGTGCCCTACGGCACCCTGCTCTGCGTCTCCGACAAGCCGCTGCACGGCGAGATCAAGCTGCCGGGCGCCGCCAACGCCTTCTATGCCAGCGCCGTCGCCCAGCACCTGCTCGTCGGCCTCGACGCCGTGGAGCGCCTGAAGCGCGCCGGCGGTACCATCCATTCGCGCAAGCTCAGGAGCTTCGACGAGCCGCCCTTCCGCTGA
- a CDS encoding peptide deformylase, with translation MALREIIVLPDPRLKLVCEPVAAVDSKVRKLADDMLETMYDAPGIGLAAIQIAVPQRVVTIDLARKEEPKKPVVLINPEIVWSSDELSVYEEGCLSIPEYYEEVERPAKCRVRYLDLDGKTQELDCEGLMATCVQHEVDHLNGVLFIDHISRLKRERVIKKFTKAARREALA, from the coding sequence ATGGCCCTGCGCGAGATCATCGTCCTTCCCGATCCGCGGCTGAAGCTCGTCTGCGAGCCCGTCGCAGCCGTCGATTCCAAGGTGAGGAAACTCGCCGACGACATGCTGGAGACCATGTACGACGCACCGGGCATCGGCCTCGCGGCGATCCAGATCGCCGTGCCCCAGCGCGTCGTCACCATCGACCTCGCCCGCAAGGAGGAGCCGAAGAAGCCGGTGGTGCTGATCAATCCCGAGATCGTCTGGAGCTCGGACGAGCTCTCCGTCTACGAGGAGGGCTGCCTCTCCATTCCCGAATATTACGAGGAGGTGGAGCGCCCGGCGAAGTGCCGCGTCCGCTATCTCGACCTCGATGGCAAGACCCAGGAGCTCGACTGCGAGGGCCTGATGGCGACCTGCGTCCAGCACGAGGTCGATCACCTCAACGGCGTCCTCTTCATCGACCACATCTCCCGCCTGAAGCGCGAGCGCGTCATCAAGAAGTTCACCAAGGCCGCCCGCCGCGAGGCCCTCGCGTGA
- the pobA gene encoding 4-hydroxybenzoate 3-monooxygenase — MKRVQVVIIGSGPSGLMLGHILHRAGIDTIILENRSQDYVLARVRAGLLEQGTVDLLRDNGLAGRLDREGLVHRGMALAFDGERHRIDLAGLSGGKVVTIYGQTEVTRDLMDARAASGAPTVYEAEAVTPHGFDGEAPRVTYVKDGATHEIACDFIAGCDGYHGVSRASVPAGAISTYERVYPFGWLGILAEVPPVDHELIYANSARGFALCTMRSSTRSRYYVQCPLDDRVEDWPDDRFWDEIRRRVDAPTAEAMVTGPSFEKSIAPLRSFVAEPLRFGRMFLVGDAAHIVPPTGAKGLNLAMSDVRYLAEGLLEHYGERSAAGLDAYSGRALDRIWKAVRFSWWMTTMLHRFPDQTAFDQRIQEADLAYLVSSEAAMTSLAENYVGLPV, encoded by the coding sequence ATGAAGCGCGTGCAGGTCGTCATCATCGGCTCGGGGCCCTCGGGCCTCATGCTCGGCCACATTCTCCACCGGGCCGGGATCGACACCATCATCCTCGAGAACCGCAGCCAGGACTACGTGCTGGCCCGCGTGCGCGCCGGCCTGCTCGAGCAGGGCACGGTCGATCTCCTGCGCGACAACGGCCTCGCCGGCCGGCTCGACCGCGAGGGCCTCGTCCATCGCGGCATGGCGCTCGCCTTCGACGGCGAGCGGCACCGTATCGACCTCGCCGGCCTCTCCGGCGGCAAGGTCGTCACCATCTACGGCCAGACGGAGGTCACCCGCGACCTGATGGACGCCCGCGCCGCCTCCGGCGCGCCGACCGTCTACGAGGCGGAGGCCGTCACGCCCCACGGCTTCGACGGCGAGGCGCCGCGCGTCACCTATGTGAAGGACGGCGCCACCCACGAGATCGCCTGCGACTTCATCGCAGGCTGCGACGGGTATCACGGCGTCTCGCGCGCGAGCGTGCCCGCGGGCGCCATCTCGACCTACGAACGCGTCTATCCCTTCGGCTGGCTCGGCATTCTCGCCGAGGTGCCCCCCGTCGACCACGAGCTCATCTACGCCAACTCGGCCCGCGGCTTCGCCCTCTGCACCATGCGGTCCAGCACCCGCAGCCGCTACTACGTCCAATGTCCCCTCGACGACCGGGTGGAGGACTGGCCGGACGACCGGTTCTGGGACGAGATCCGCCGCCGCGTCGACGCCCCCACCGCCGAGGCCATGGTCACCGGCCCCTCCTTCGAGAAGTCGATCGCGCCGCTGCGCAGCTTCGTCGCCGAGCCGCTGCGCTTCGGCCGGATGTTCCTCGTCGGCGACGCCGCCCACATCGTGCCGCCGACCGGCGCCAAGGGCCTCAACCTCGCCATGAGCGACGTGCGCTATCTCGCCGAAGGCCTGCTGGAACACTATGGCGAGAGGTCCGCCGCCGGCCTCGACGCCTATTCTGGCCGCGCCCTCGACCGCATCTGGAAGGCGGTGCGCTTCTCCTGGTGGATGACCACCATGCTGCACCGCTTCCCCGACCAGACCGCGTTCGACCAGCGGATCCAGGAGGCCGACCTCGCCTATCTCGTGTCCTCCGAGGCGGCCATGACCTCGCTCGCCGAGAACTATGTCGGCCTGCCGGTCTGA